Within the Thermosynechococcus sichuanensis E542 genome, the region TGCCATGCAGGTACGGGGTTTTCAAGAACCGGGCACCTACGATAATCCCTGGCACCATCTGCGCTTGCAGCGGCGAGATTGGCTGGCCCTAGGGGGGATGGGACTATTTTGGCTGGTTCGTTTGGGTTGGTTGGGGGTGACACACCATTGATCTTCCCCTGTCAGCCGTGGCTATGGTGCTCTTTGCCGCTGCGGGGTCGCACGGGTCGCGCCGTTTTTCAGCAGCTATTTTTGGCGGAGCCGATTGCCGTTCTCCTCGAAAGCCCAGCCCAAGCCCCCACCCCCCAAGCGCGTTACTCCATTTGTGCGGGTTCCCCCCGGGGCGATCGCCAGTGGCCACTCTCCTTGGGTGAAGTCCTGCCGACCCTACACCGCTTTCCCCAATGTGACGTGGTTCCCGAAGCGGTGCGCCATCTGCCCTTTACTGGTGGCTGGTTGGGGTGGTTGGGGTATGAGTTGGCGTGGGAAATTGAAGCCCTCCCCCCCCTAAAACCCGATCCGCTCCCTTTTCCAGTGGCCTTTTGGTATGAACCCGCCGCCTTTGCCGTCTTGGATCATCAGGACGATCTCCTCTACTTGGCGGCTTCGACTCCTAGCCAACTAGTGGCGCTGCAAGAGGCGCTTGCGGAAACACCCCCTGCGGATTCTCTCTGGGTGCCCGATCGCCCCGGCAGCATTGAACTAGCCGCTGGCTGGCAGCCCGACACTTACAAAGCCGCCGTTCGCCAAATCTTACATCATATTCGCGCCGGGGATATTTTTCAGGCTAATCTGTCGGCACGCTTTTGCCATTATGGCTCTGTTGATCCTTGGCAACAATACCTGCGGCTTCAGCAGATTAACCCCTCTCCCTTTGCCAGTTTTTGGCAGACCCCTTGGGGCTACATTGTCAGTTGCTCACCGGAACGCTTGGTACAAGTTCAGGGAGATAGGGTGCAAACTCGACCCATTGCCGGTACCCGTCCGCGCGGCCAAACCCCAGCGGGCGATCGCGCCTACGCCGAGGAACTTCTCAGCAATATCAAAGAACAGGCCGAACACATTATGCTTGTGGATTTAGAGCGCAATGACTTGGGGCGGGTGTGCCAGTGGGGCAGTGTGGTGGTGGATGAACTGCTAACACTGGAGTACTACAGCCATGTGATGCACTTGGTGAGCAATGTGCGCGGCAAATTGCAACCGGGGCTGTCCCCCGTGGATGTGATTCGTGCCCTCTTTCCCGGCGGCACAATTACCGGCTGTCCCAAGGTGCGCTGCATGGAGATTTTGGCTGACCTAGAACCCTTTCCCCGTAACTTGTTCTACGGTTCCTGTGGCTACTGGGATCAGCGAGGGCATTTGGATTTGAATATCCTCATCCGTACCCTCTTGGTGGCTCGCGATCGCCAAACGACGTGGGGACAGGTAGGGGCTGGTATTGTGGCCGACAGTGATCCACAGCGGGAATGGCAAGAATCCCTGAGCAAAGCCCAAGCCCTGCTCCTTGCCCTCGGAACACCCACGCCCATCAGCACCTGTTCCTAGACTCCCTCAATGAGAGCGTGCCACTCGATCGCCACAGCAGCGGGAACGGCAATCTCAATCCCCTGCTCCTCTAGGGGCGGACGCAGCACCAAAGATTCACTCTTGGGCAATTGCGAGGCGAGGGGCAACAGGTCAAACTGTCCCACATTGGCAACGGTGTCTGCCTTGGGAAAGTCATCTACGGCTGTGAGGGTTTGACCGCTCGACGTGATTAGCACCAAGGGATCGGGATGGCGAAAGTGGTACTGCTCGGGAAACCCCACTAAGCGCAACTGCAACTGGCCAGGACGGGAAAAGAGAATCACCTGCCACGTGAAGCCATGATTATCGCGCAACTGATGCCGCGACTGCACCACCACTTGATTGGGAGCCTCCTCAATCGTGCGAATCATGGCAGGACTACTGGGGGATACCGCTAACCACAGGGGAACCACGAGCAGGATCACCAGCAAAACACGCTGCCAACGTTTCATTGCAGTCTCTCCCTAGGGTGAGGTTTGGAGTGCCTGTTGAATTTGCGGAATGGTCACAGCGTACATGCCCCGCAGATCGCCAACGCGGAAGCCATAGGCGCGATCGCTGGGATATTTTTCTTGAATAAAGGCAGGACGCTGATTTTTAGCCCCATGACAGGCAAGGCAACTGGCTTGAACATCAATCCGACGGAAGTAGTGCACCCCTTCAGCATCCGTTTGCCAAAAGGCTTGGAGTTGACGATTGTTATCAAAACGATTGAGAGCCTGCACTTCCAGCGCTGTGCGTGGGGCATGGTTGGGGTTGCGGTACTTGAAGGCCACCTGACGCACTTGCCAGCCATTGGCGGCAGCCATTTCCTTGGCTTTCTTGCCCACAGGGGCACAGACGGCCTTAAAGGTGTCAAGGGTGGGTTCGGTGGTACTGCCCTCGAGGGTAGAGGCAAGACCAATGCGCATTTGATCCAACTGTTCAATGGCGGTTACGGCTTTCCCCAGTTCATCGGGATTCACACTGGCCAAAGCGGCCGGCGAACTCTGGAGCCATAGGAACACCAGCAACAGACCCATGAGAAAGATGCGCACCATAGAAATTGCTCCTTATTAATTAAAGGTTGTCAATGTTGATCTATCAAACTTTCATGGTGGGTTGCGGCTCTGGGAGCACGGTGGGTTGCAGGGGACGCACGAGGGAGAGGCCAAAGAAGAGCCGCAGTCCCCACTGTTCGAACCAAGGCACACTTAGCCCCCATCTCATTTTCAGCAGGAAGTAGCGCTCAAAGGCAGCCTTGACCCAACTGACCCACAATCCTTGCATGGCGTAGGCCAAGCGGCGCTTCTGCCCGAGAGTCTCAGGAATCACAGGAGCGGCAATATAGGCAATACCTGTA harbors:
- a CDS encoding Tll0287-like domain-containing protein; translation: MVRIFLMGLLLVFLWLQSSPAALASVNPDELGKAVTAIEQLDQMRIGLASTLEGSTTEPTLDTFKAVCAPVGKKAKEMAAANGWQVRQVAFKYRNPNHAPRTALEVQALNRFDNNRQLQAFWQTDAEGVHYFRRIDVQASCLACHGAKNQRPAFIQEKYPSDRAYGFRVGDLRGMYAVTIPQIQQALQTSP
- a CDS encoding DUF3122 domain-containing protein; translated protein: MKRWQRVLLVILLVVPLWLAVSPSSPAMIRTIEEAPNQVVVQSRHQLRDNHGFTWQVILFSRPGQLQLRLVGFPEQYHFRHPDPLVLITSSGQTLTAVDDFPKADTVANVGQFDLLPLASQLPKSESLVLRPPLEEQGIEIAVPAAVAIEWHALIEGV
- a CDS encoding anthranilate synthase component I; translated protein: MAGSFGLVGGDTPLIFPCQPWLWCSLPLRGRTGRAVFQQLFLAEPIAVLLESPAQAPTPQARYSICAGSPRGDRQWPLSLGEVLPTLHRFPQCDVVPEAVRHLPFTGGWLGWLGYELAWEIEALPPLKPDPLPFPVAFWYEPAAFAVLDHQDDLLYLAASTPSQLVALQEALAETPPADSLWVPDRPGSIELAAGWQPDTYKAAVRQILHHIRAGDIFQANLSARFCHYGSVDPWQQYLRLQQINPSPFASFWQTPWGYIVSCSPERLVQVQGDRVQTRPIAGTRPRGQTPAGDRAYAEELLSNIKEQAEHIMLVDLERNDLGRVCQWGSVVVDELLTLEYYSHVMHLVSNVRGKLQPGLSPVDVIRALFPGGTITGCPKVRCMEILADLEPFPRNLFYGSCGYWDQRGHLDLNILIRTLLVARDRQTTWGQVGAGIVADSDPQREWQESLSKAQALLLALGTPTPISTCS